The Populus trichocarpa isolate Nisqually-1 chromosome 11, P.trichocarpa_v4.1, whole genome shotgun sequence genome has a segment encoding these proteins:
- the LOC18102824 gene encoding receptor-like protein 35 isoform X9, protein MQHLSPTGKMRDFHHHLLLFLYLFLLSLYQASIASSLSTAPKAAHHRCRDDQRSAFAQLQENLKFPLSSSKAELWDLKTDCCSWEGVTCNDVGRATRLDLISAYDEYGDSISLKKPNLGMLFQNLSFLVELNLDYVNISAQGSNWCEVISHVLPNLRVLSLSSSGISGPLCSSLSKLHFLSELHLDSNSELSSIPPSFLANSSNLETLDLSNCGLNGSFPNNIFLLPKLQHIDLSENLLLSGQFPEFSLNSSIQSLLLKNTNFSGNIPLSISNLKSLKELDLGMCKFYGVIPPSLANLTQLETLDLSFNSFNGSIPPFQRDGVANLSFLFLEHNQLNGILYSSLFTLPSLQQLDLSSNQLSGKLDEFSDASSSLLTIELSNNNLSGSIPRSIFNLPSLIELDLQNNKFSGPLKLGDFKNQRDLVYLALSDVSVESDNSSLAYVQLATLYLPSCNLTEFPNFLKTQNSLTVLDLSNNRIQGYVPSWIWKTTLTTLYLSRNPVDFPKIPPFVKVNHSTPTYNEDGVSSFPMTLENLGMSSCNVTGSFPEFIKNQEKLVYLDLSDNKLGGQIPKWIWNMSLTYLNLSCNNFDFLDQFSNPISLPYSDTLITLDLHANQLPGSFPKAICNCSQLSLLDMSHNHLRSQIPDCLGKVPTLTVLNLQGNNFDSISSYAIASNLLSLKISDNKVEGKLPRSLANCSKLEVLDLGGNMIRDTFPVWLDKLPALKILVLQANKFYGPIGNRGTATTWPMLHVMDLSSNEFTGNLLKEFVQSLVGMQLTSNNESRARYVGDNYHINGYYKESVTITNKGRKMRMDRIITLFTCLDLSNNSFHGEIPEEIRILKSLIVLTLSHNNFLGQIPSSLSDLTELESLDLSSNHLSGEIPPQLSRLTFLAVMNLSYNHLEGRIPQGNQFLTFPSSSYEGNPRLCGPPLTRKCNPEVNEPATPPADHEDSWTEYILDWKIMGIGYASGIVIGFSVGYTILSEMRIKWFTDLIRLAGNKERWFNQGQRGLQSW, encoded by the exons ATGCAACATCTTTCTCCTACAGGAAAAATGAGagattttcatcatcatttactCTTGTTTCTTTACCTGTTCCTACTCTCTTTGTATCAAGCAAGTATCGCTTCATCTCTGTCAACAGCACCAAAAGCTGCCCACCACCGATGCCGCGATGACCAGAGATCGGCCTTCGCGCAGCTGCAAGAGAACCTTAAATTCCCATTATCATCTTCAAAAGCTGAGTTGTGGGACCTGAAAACAGATTGTTGCTCTTGGGAAGGAGTTACATGTAATGATGTTGGTCGTGCCACTCGACTTGACCTGATTTCTGCGTATGATGAATATGGAGATTCTATTTCACTTAAAAAGCCAAACCTTGGAATGCTTTTCCAGAATCTCAGTTTTCTAGTAGAGCTCAATCTTGATTATGTAAACATTTCAGCACAAGGTAGCAATTGGTGTGAAGTCATCTCCCATGTGCTTCCCAACCTCAGAGTCTTGAGTTTGTCTAGCTCTGGTATTTCTGGTCCTCTTTGTTCCTCTCTCTCAAAACTCCATTTTCTCTCTGAACTCCATCTTGACAGCAATTCTGAACTCTCTTCCATTCCACCCAGTTTCTTAGCAAATTCCTCCAACTTGGAAACTCTTGACTTATCAAATTGTGGCTTGAATGGGAGTTTTCCAAACAACATTTTCCTGTTGCCAAAACTACAGCACATTGATCTCTCTGAAAATTTACTCCTTTCAGGTCAGTTTCCAGAATTCTCATTGAATAGTTCTATTCAATCCTTGTTACTCAAGAACACAAACTTTTCTGGGAACATCCCACTGTCAATCAGCAATCTCAAGTCCTTGAAAGAACTAGACCTGGGTATGTGCAAATTTTATGGAGTTATCCCACCATCACTTGCAAACCTCACCCAACTTGAAACTCTGGATCTTTCATTTAATAGTTTCAACGGTTCCATTCCTCCATTTCAAAGAGATGGAGTTGCAAACCTTTCATTCCTTTTCTTGGAGCATAACCAGCTTAACGGAATCCTATATTCTTCTCTATTTACTCTTCCATCCTTGCAGCAATTAGATCTCAGTTCAAACCAATTAAGCGGCAAACTAGATGAGTTTTCAGATGCATCTTCTTCATTGCTGACGATAGAGTTGAGTAACAATAATTTGAGCGGATCAATACCAAGGTCAATCTTCAATCTCCCCAGCCTTATAGAACTTGATcttcaaaataacaaattttctGGCCCCTTGAAGCTTGGTGATTTCAAGAATCAGAGGGATTTAGTATACCTTGCACTTTCTGATGTGTCAGTTGAGAGTGATAACAGCAGCCTTGCTTATGTCCAGCTCGCAACTTTGTATTTGCCCTCTTGCAACTTGACTGAATTTCCAAATTTCCTCAAAACACAAAACAGTTTGACTGTTCTAGATCTTTCCAACAACAGAATTCAAGGTTACGTCCCTAGTTGGATTTGGAAAACAACTCTCACCACATTATACCTTTCCCGCAATCCTGTTGATTTTCCGAAAATTCCTCCTTTTGTCAAG GTAAACCATAGCACACCAACCTACAATGAAGATGGAGTTTCTTCCTTTCCCATGACGTTAGAGAATTTGGGAATGTCATCCTGTAACGTAACAGGTAGCTTTCCAGAGTTCATAAAGAACCAAGAGAAGCTAGTATATCTTGACCTTTCAGACAACAAACTCGGTGGTCAAATACCCAAGTGGATATGGAACATGAGTCTAACATATCTAAACCTTTCTTgcaacaattttgattttttagaccaGTTCTCCAATCCCATCTCCCTCCCCTACTCAGATACTCTTATTACTCTTGATCTTCATGCCAATCAATTGCCCGGTTCATTCCCAAAAGCTATATGCAATTGCAGTCAACTCTCTTTGCTTGACATGTCCCATAACCACCTTAGAAGTCAAATCCCTGATTGTTTGGGAAAAGTTCCTACCCTCACGGTGCTGAATCTACAAGGAAATAACTTCGATTCCATTTCAAGTTATGCGATAGCAAGTAATCTGCTGTCTCTTAAAATCAGTGACAATAAAGTGGAAGGGAAGTTGCCGCGCTCCTTAGCCAATTGTTCAAAGCTAGAGGTTTTGGATCTTGGAGGCAACATGATACGTGACACATTTCCAGTATGGTTGGACAAGCTGCCTGCACTAAAAATTCTGGTACTCcaagcaaataaattttatggtcCAATTGGAAATCGTGGTACTGCGACTACTTGGCCAATGTTGCATGTTATGGAC CTGTCTTCCAATGAGTTCACTGGCAATCTCTTGAAGGAATTCGTTCAAAGTTTAGTGGGGATGCAGTTGACCTCCAACAATGAGTCGAGGGCAAGGTATGTTGGAGATAACTACCATATCAATGGATACTACAAGGAGTCGGTGACTATTACgaacaaggggcggaaaatgcGTATGGATAGAATAATAACCTTGTTCACATGTCTTGATCTTTCCAACAATAGTTTCCATGGAGAAATTCCTGAAGAGATAAGGATTCTCAAATCACTCATAGTCCTCACCTTGTCTCATAATAACTTCCTTGGTCAAATCCCGTCATCATTGAGTGACCTGACAGAGCTGGAGTCCTTGGACCTGTCAAGCAACCACCTCTCAGGGGAGATTCCTCCTCAACTTTCAAGGTTGACATTCCTTGCTGTAATGAATCTGTCATATAACCATCTCGAAGGAAGGATACCACAAGGCAACCAATTTCTTACATTTCCCAGTTCTTCTTATGAGGGGAACCCAAGGCTATGCGGACCTCCTTTGACAAGGAAATGCAATCCTGAAGTGAATGAACCTGCTACTCCTCCAGCCGACCACGAGGATTCATGGACAGAGTATATACTTGACTGGAAAATTATGGGGATTGGATATGCAAGTGGAATAGTAATTGGTTTCTCTGTAGGATACACAATATTAAGTGAGATGAGAATCAAATGGTTTACTGATCTCATAAGGCTAGCAGGAAACAAAGAGAGATGGTTCAACCAAGGCCAGAGGGGTCTTCAAAGTTGGTGA
- the LOC18102824 gene encoding receptor-like protein 49 isoform X11, with translation MQHLSPTGKMRDFHHHLLLFLYLFLLSLYQASIASSLSTAPKAAHHRCRDDQRSAFAQLQENLKFPLSSSKAELWDLKTDCCSWEGVTCNDVGRATRLDLISAYDEYGDSISLKKPNLGMLFQNLSFLVELNLDYVNISAQGSNWCEVISHVLPNLRVLSLSSSGISGPLCSSLSKLHFLSELHLDSNSELSSIPPSFLANSSNLETLDLSNCGLNGSFPNNIFLLPKLQHIDLSENLLLSGQFPEFSLNSSIQSLLLKNTNFSGNIPLSISNLKSLKELDLGMCKFYGVIPPSLANLTQLETLDLSFNSFNGSIPPFQRDGVANLSFLFLEHNQLNGILYSSLFTLPSLQQLDLSSNQLSGKLDEFSDASSSLLTIELSNNNLSGSIPRSIFNLPSLIELDLQNNKFSGPLKLGDFKNQRDLVYLALSDVSVESDNSSLAYVQLATLYLPSCNLTEFPNFLKTQNSLTVLDLSNNRIQGYVPSWIWKTTLSTLYLSRNPVDFPKIPPFVKVNHSTPTYNEDGVSSFPMTLENLGMSSCNVTGSFPEFIKNQEKLVYLDLSDNKLGGQIPKWIWNMSLTYLNLSCNNFDFLDQFSNPISLPYSDTLITLDLHANQLPGSFPKAICNCSQLSLLDMSHNHLRSQIPDCLGKVPTLTVLNLQGNNFDSISSYAIASNLLSLKISDNKVEGKLPRSLANCSKLEVLDLGGNMIRDTFPVWLDKLPALKILVLQANKFYGPIGNRGTATTWPMLHVMDLSSNEFTGNLLKEFVQSLVGMQLTSNNESRARYVGDNYHINGYYKESVTITNKGRKMRMDRIITLFTCLDLSNNSFHGEIPEEIRILKSLIVLTLSHNNFLGQIPSSLSDLTELESLDLSSNHLSGEIPPQLSRLTFLAVMNLSYNHLEGRIPQGNQFLTFPSSSYEGNPRLCGPPLTRKCNPEVNEPATPPADHEDSWTEYILDWKIMGIGYASGIVIGFSVGYTILSEMRIKWFTDLIRLAGNKERWFNQGQRGLQSW, from the exons ATGCAACATCTTTCTCCTACAGGAAAAATGAGagattttcatcatcatttactCTTGTTTCTTTACCTGTTCCTACTCTCTTTGTATCAAGCAAGTATCGCTTCATCTCTGTCAACAGCACCAAAAGCTGCCCACCACCGATGCCGCGATGACCAGAGATCGGCCTTCGCGCAGCTGCAAGAGAACCTTAAATTCCCATTATCATCTTCAAAAGCTGAGTTGTGGGACCTGAAAACAGATTGTTGCTCTTGGGAAGGAGTTACATGTAATGATGTTGGTCGTGCCACTCGACTTGACCTGATTTCTGCGTATGATGAATATGGAGATTCTATTTCACTTAAAAAGCCAAACCTTGGAATGCTTTTCCAGAATCTCAGTTTTCTAGTAGAGCTCAATCTTGATTATGTAAACATTTCAGCACAAGGTAGCAATTGGTGTGAAGTCATCTCCCATGTGCTTCCCAACCTCAGAGTCTTGAGTTTGTCTAGCTCTGGTATTTCTGGTCCTCTTTGTTCCTCTCTCTCAAAACTCCATTTTCTCTCTGAACTCCATCTTGACAGCAATTCTGAACTCTCTTCCATTCCACCCAGTTTCTTAGCAAATTCCTCCAACTTGGAAACTCTTGACTTATCAAATTGTGGCTTGAATGGGAGTTTTCCAAACAACATTTTCCTGTTGCCAAAACTACAGCACATTGATCTCTCTGAAAATTTACTCCTTTCAGGTCAGTTTCCAGAATTCTCATTGAATAGTTCTATTCAATCCTTGTTACTCAAGAACACAAACTTTTCTGGGAACATCCCACTGTCAATCAGCAATCTCAAGTCCTTGAAAGAACTAGACCTGGGTATGTGCAAATTTTATGGAGTTATCCCACCATCACTTGCAAACCTCACCCAACTTGAAACTCTGGATCTTTCATTTAATAGTTTCAACGGTTCCATTCCTCCATTTCAAAGAGATGGAGTTGCAAACCTTTCATTCCTTTTCTTGGAGCATAACCAGCTTAACGGAATCCTATATTCTTCTCTATTTACTCTTCCATCCTTGCAGCAATTAGATCTCAGTTCAAACCAATTAAGCGGCAAACTAGATGAGTTTTCAGATGCATCTTCTTCATTGCTGACGATAGAGTTGAGTAACAATAATTTGAGCGGATCAATACCAAGGTCAATCTTCAATCTCCCCAGCCTTATAGAACTTGATcttcaaaataacaaattttctGGCCCCTTGAAGCTTGGTGATTTCAAGAATCAGAGGGATTTAGTATACCTTGCACTTTCTGATGTGTCAGTTGAGAGTGATAACAGCAGCCTTGCTTATGTCCAGCTCGCAACTTTGTATTTGCCCTCTTGCAACTTGACTGAATTTCCAAATTTCCTCAAAACACAAAACAGTTTGACTGTTCTAGATCTTTCCAACAACAGAATTCAAG GTTATGTGCCTAGTTGGATTTGGAAAACAACTCTCTCCACATTATACCTTTCCCGCAATCCTGTTGATTTTCCAAAAATTCCTCCTTTTGTAAAGGTAAACCATAGCACACCAACCTACAATGAAGATGGAGTTTCTTCCTTTCCCATGACGTTAGAGAATTTGGGAATGTCATCCTGTAACGTAACAGGTAGCTTTCCAGAGTTCATAAAGAACCAAGAGAAGCTAGTATATCTTGACCTTTCAGACAACAAACTCGGTGGTCAAATACCCAAGTGGATATGGAACATGAGTCTAACATATCTAAACCTTTCTTgcaacaattttgattttttagaccaGTTCTCCAATCCCATCTCCCTCCCCTACTCAGATACTCTTATTACTCTTGATCTTCATGCCAATCAATTGCCCGGTTCATTCCCAAAAGCTATATGCAATTGCAGTCAACTCTCTTTGCTTGACATGTCCCATAACCACCTTAGAAGTCAAATCCCTGATTGTTTGGGAAAAGTTCCTACCCTCACGGTGCTGAATCTACAAGGAAATAACTTCGATTCCATTTCAAGTTATGCGATAGCAAGTAATCTGCTGTCTCTTAAAATCAGTGACAATAAAGTGGAAGGGAAGTTGCCGCGCTCCTTAGCCAATTGTTCAAAGCTAGAGGTTTTGGATCTTGGAGGCAACATGATACGTGACACATTTCCAGTATGGTTGGACAAGCTGCCTGCACTAAAAATTCTGGTACTCcaagcaaataaattttatggtcCAATTGGAAATCGTGGTACTGCGACTACTTGGCCAATGTTGCATGTTATGGAC CTGTCTTCCAATGAGTTCACTGGCAATCTCTTGAAGGAATTCGTTCAAAGTTTAGTGGGGATGCAGTTGACCTCCAACAATGAGTCGAGGGCAAGGTATGTTGGAGATAACTACCATATCAATGGATACTACAAGGAGTCGGTGACTATTACgaacaaggggcggaaaatgcGTATGGATAGAATAATAACCTTGTTCACATGTCTTGATCTTTCCAACAATAGTTTCCATGGAGAAATTCCTGAAGAGATAAGGATTCTCAAATCACTCATAGTCCTCACCTTGTCTCATAATAACTTCCTTGGTCAAATCCCGTCATCATTGAGTGACCTGACAGAGCTGGAGTCCTTGGACCTGTCAAGCAACCACCTCTCAGGGGAGATTCCTCCTCAACTTTCAAGGTTGACATTCCTTGCTGTAATGAATCTGTCATATAACCATCTCGAAGGAAGGATACCACAAGGCAACCAATTTCTTACATTTCCCAGTTCTTCTTATGAGGGGAACCCAAGGCTATGCGGACCTCCTTTGACAAGGAAATGCAATCCTGAAGTGAATGAACCTGCTACTCCTCCAGCCGACCACGAGGATTCATGGACAGAGTATATACTTGACTGGAAAATTATGGGGATTGGATATGCAAGTGGAATAGTAATTGGTTTCTCTGTAGGATACACAATATTAAGTGAGATGAGAATCAAATGGTTTACTGATCTCATAAGGCTAGCAGGAAACAAAGAGAGATGGTTCAACCAAGGCCAGAGGGGTCTTCAAAGTTGGTGA
- the LOC18102824 gene encoding receptor-like protein 49 isoform X6, whose translation MQHLSPTGKMRDFHHHLLLFLYLFLLSLYQASIASSLSTAPKAAHHRCRDDQRSAFAQLQENLKFPLSSSKAELWDLKTDCCSWEGVTCNDVGRATRLDLISAYDEYGDSISLKKPNLGMLFQNLSFLVELNLDYVNISAQGSNWCEVISHVLPNLRVLSLSSSGISGPLCSSLSKLHFLSELHLDSNSELSSIPPSFLANSSNLETLDLSNCGLNGSFPNNIFLLPKLQHIDLSENLLLSGQFPEFSLNSSIQSLLLKNTNFSGNIPLSISNLKSLKELDLGMCKFYGVIPPSLANLTQLETLDLSFNSFNGSIPPFQRDGVANLSFLFLEHNQLNGILYSSLFTLPSLQQLDLSSNQLSGKLDEFSDASSSLLTIELSNNNLSGSIPRSIFNLPSLIELDLQNNKFSGPLKLGDFKNQRDLVYLALSDVSVESDNSSLAYVQLATLYLPSCNLTEFPNFLKTQNSLTVLDLSNNRIQGYVPSWIWKTTLTTLYLSRNPVDFPKIPPFVKVNHSTPIYNEDGVSSFPMTLENLGMSSCNITGSFPEFIKNQEKLINLDLSDNKLVGHIPKWIWNMSLKYLNLSCNKFDFLDQFSNPISLPYSDTLITLDLHANQLPGSIPKAICNCSQLSLLDMSHNHLRSQIPDCLGKVPTLTVLNLQGNNFDSISSYAIASNLLSLKISDNKVEGKLPRSLANCSKLEVLDLGGNMIRDTFPVWLEKLPALKILVLQANKFYGPIGNRGTATTWPMLHVMDLSSNEFTGNLLKEFVQSLVGMQLTSNNESRARYVGDNYHINGYYKESVTITNKGRKMRMDRIITLFTCLDLSNNSFHGEIPEEIRILKSLIVLTLSHNNFLGQIPSSLSDLTELESLDLSSNHLSGEIPPQLSRLTFLAVMNLSYNHLEGRIPQGNQFLTFPSSSYEGNPRLCGPPLTRKCNPEVNEPATPPADHEDSWTEYILDWKIMGIGYASGIVIGFSVGYTILSEMRIKWFTDLIRLAGNKERWFNQGQRGLQSW comes from the exons ATGCAACATCTTTCTCCTACAGGAAAAATGAGagattttcatcatcatttactCTTGTTTCTTTACCTGTTCCTACTCTCTTTGTATCAAGCAAGTATCGCTTCATCTCTGTCAACAGCACCAAAAGCTGCCCACCACCGATGCCGCGATGACCAGAGATCGGCCTTCGCGCAGCTGCAAGAGAACCTTAAATTCCCATTATCATCTTCAAAAGCTGAGTTGTGGGACCTGAAAACAGATTGTTGCTCTTGGGAAGGAGTTACATGTAATGATGTTGGTCGTGCCACTCGACTTGACCTGATTTCTGCGTATGATGAATATGGAGATTCTATTTCACTTAAAAAGCCAAACCTTGGAATGCTTTTCCAGAATCTCAGTTTTCTAGTAGAGCTCAATCTTGATTATGTAAACATTTCAGCACAAGGTAGCAATTGGTGTGAAGTCATCTCCCATGTGCTTCCCAACCTCAGAGTCTTGAGTTTGTCTAGCTCTGGTATTTCTGGTCCTCTTTGTTCCTCTCTCTCAAAACTCCATTTTCTCTCTGAACTCCATCTTGACAGCAATTCTGAACTCTCTTCCATTCCACCCAGTTTCTTAGCAAATTCCTCCAACTTGGAAACTCTTGACTTATCAAATTGTGGCTTGAATGGGAGTTTTCCAAACAACATTTTCCTGTTGCCAAAACTACAGCACATTGATCTCTCTGAAAATTTACTCCTTTCAGGTCAGTTTCCAGAATTCTCATTGAATAGTTCTATTCAATCCTTGTTACTCAAGAACACAAACTTTTCTGGGAACATCCCACTGTCAATCAGCAATCTCAAGTCCTTGAAAGAACTAGACCTGGGTATGTGCAAATTTTATGGAGTTATCCCACCATCACTTGCAAACCTCACCCAACTTGAAACTCTGGATCTTTCATTTAATAGTTTCAACGGTTCCATTCCTCCATTTCAAAGAGATGGAGTTGCAAACCTTTCATTCCTTTTCTTGGAGCATAACCAGCTTAACGGAATCCTATATTCTTCTCTATTTACTCTTCCATCCTTGCAGCAATTAGATCTCAGTTCAAACCAATTAAGCGGCAAACTAGATGAGTTTTCAGATGCATCTTCTTCATTGCTGACGATAGAGTTGAGTAACAATAATTTGAGCGGATCAATACCAAGGTCAATCTTCAATCTCCCCAGCCTTATAGAACTTGATcttcaaaataacaaattttctGGCCCCTTGAAGCTTGGTGATTTCAAGAATCAGAGGGATTTAGTATACCTTGCACTTTCTGATGTGTCAGTTGAGAGTGATAACAGCAGCCTTGCTTATGTCCAGCTCGCAACTTTGTATTTGCCCTCTTGCAACTTGACTGAATTTCCAAATTTCCTCAAAACACAAAACAGTTTGACTGTTCTAGATCTTTCCAACAACAGAATTCAAGGTTACGTCCCTAGTTGGATTTGGAAAACAACTCTCACCACATTATACCTTTCCCGCAATCCTGTTGATTTTCCGAAAATTCCTCCTTTTGTCAAGGTAAACCATAGCACACCAATCTACAATGAAGATGGAGTTTCTTCCTTTCCCATGACGTTAGAGAATTTGGGAATGTCATCCTGTAACATAACAGGTAGCTTTCCAGAGTTTATAAAGAACCAAGAGAAGCTAATAAATCTTGACCTTTCAGACAACAAACTCGTTGGTCATATACCCAAGTGGATATGGAACATGAGTCTAAAATATCTAAACCTTTCTTgcaacaaatttgattttttagaccAGTTCTCCAATCCCATCTCCCTCCCCTACTCAGATACTCTTATTACTCTTGATCTTCATGCCAATCAATTGCCCGGTTCAATCCCAAAAGCTATATGCAATTGCAGTCAACTCTCTTTGCTTGACATGTCCCATAACCACCTTAGAAGTCAAATCCCTGATTGTTTGGGAAAAGTTCCTACCCTCACGGTGCTGAATCTACAAGGAAATAACTTCGATTCCATTTCAAGTTATGCGATAGCAAGTAATCTGCTGTCTCTTAAAATCAGTGACAATAAAGTGGAAGGGAAGTTGCCGCGCTCCTTAGCCAATTGTTCAAAGCTAGAGGTTTTGGATCTTGGAGGCAACATGATACGTGACACATTTCCAGTATGGTTGGAGAAGCTGCCTGCACTAAAAATTCTGGTACTCcaagcaaataaattttatggtcCAATTGGAAATCGTGGTACTGCGACTACTTGGCCAATGTTGCATGTTATGGAC CTGTCTTCCAATGAGTTCACTGGCAATCTCTTGAAGGAATTCGTTCAAAGTTTAGTGGGGATGCAGTTGACCTCCAACAATGAGTCGAGGGCAAGGTATGTTGGAGATAACTACCATATCAATGGATACTACAAGGAGTCGGTGACTATTACgaacaaggggcggaaaatgcGTATGGATAGAATAATAACCTTGTTCACATGTCTTGATCTTTCCAACAATAGTTTCCATGGAGAAATTCCTGAAGAGATAAGGATTCTCAAATCACTCATAGTCCTCACCTTGTCTCATAATAACTTCCTTGGTCAAATCCCGTCATCATTGAGTGACCTGACAGAGCTGGAGTCCTTGGACCTGTCAAGCAACCACCTCTCAGGGGAGATTCCTCCTCAACTTTCAAGGTTGACATTCCTTGCTGTAATGAATCTGTCATATAACCATCTCGAAGGAAGGATACCACAAGGCAACCAATTTCTTACATTTCCCAGTTCTTCTTATGAGGGGAACCCAAGGCTATGCGGACCTCCTTTGACAAGGAAATGCAATCCTGAAGTGAATGAACCTGCTACTCCTCCAGCCGACCACGAGGATTCATGGACAGAGTATATACTTGACTGGAAAATTATGGGGATTGGATATGCAAGTGGAATAGTAATTGGTTTCTCTGTAGGATACACAATATTAAGTGAGATGAGAATCAAATGGTTTACTGATCTCATAAGGCTAGCAGGAAACAAAGAGAGATGGTTCAACCAAGGCCAGAGGGGTCTTCAAAGTTGGTGA